Proteins co-encoded in one Papaver somniferum cultivar HN1 chromosome 5, ASM357369v1, whole genome shotgun sequence genomic window:
- the LOC113279571 gene encoding transcription initiation factor IIB-like produces the protein MKDPDKGLIEAFKAMSDRLGLVSTIKDLANEIYKKMEDVKSSKGRSKNPVLAACLYIACEKLKNPRRMKEICWAANGLKEKILGHAITEIKKNLDKTMDDGKAIDAGDFLKRFCSLLGMSNKAAEAAQQAYAKTQEVIDIRRAPQSVVASVIYMIAQLSGDRKQIRDVADATGVKPTTINKCCKEIHPFGSRLVPAWYANEDLKKLCQP, from the coding sequence ATGAAAGATCCTGACAAGGGTCTTATCGAGGCGTTCAAGGCGATGTCTGACAGATTGGGTCTTGTTTCTACTATAAAGGATTTGGCTAATGAGATTTATAAGAAGATGGAGGATGTGAAGAGCAGTAAAGGGAGGAGTAAGAATCCAGTGCTTGCTGCTTGTTTGTATATTGCTTGCGAGAAGCTAAAGAATCCCAGAAGGATGAAGGAGATCTGTTGGGCTGCGAATGGCCTGAAGGAGAAGATTCTTGGACATGCCATTACGGAGATTAAGAAAAATTTGGACAAAACTATGGATGATGGGAAGGCTATAGATGCTGGTGATTTCTTGAAGCGCTTTTGTTCTCTTCTTGGTATGAGTAATAAAGCTGCAGAAGCTGCTCAACAAGCATATGCAAAGACTCAAGAAGTGATTGATATTAGGAGGGCTCCTCAAAGCGTCGTGGCGTCGGTTATTTACATGATAGCTCAATTGTCTGGTGACAGAAAACAGATTCGAGATGTTGCTGATGCAACTGGAGTTAAGCCAACCACTATCAACAAATGTTGTAAGGAAATTCATCCTTTTGGGTCGCGACTGGTACCAGCTTGGTATGCTAATGAGGACCTCAAGAAGTTGTGTCAGCCTTGA